CAGCTGTACGCGGCACCTTGGCCGGTGCGGTCAAAGACCTTGAAGTCAGTGAGCTCCTGGCGAGGCTCGGGGCGGGTGAATCAACATAGCCTGTGGTGCCAGATCTCGGCTAGTTGGCGCTTGGTTCGGCGTTCCTTAACGGTACCCCTTCTCGGATCATCTGTGCTCGCGGCCTTCCGAACGCTCTCGGGGTCCCGCCGCCGGGCTTGACCGTGCGCCTGGCGTCGGGCAGACGAGCGATCTCGTGCCGTATTAGGGGGGCGGGTGGAGAATCCGTTGTTAGCTCAGCGCTTCGCGGTGGGAGAGGGAGAGGCCGTAGAGGTCGTCTGAGTCGGTCAGCAGGTCGTCGAGGACGAGTCCCGCGGCATCGAGGTCGGCGGTCAGGCGCTCGCGCGTGAATTTGGCCGAGATCTCGGTGCGCAGTTCTTCGCCTTCGTCGAAATGGACGTCGAGGTTAAGCGCCCGGACCGAGACGTCCATCTCCAGGGTTGCCCGAAGGCGCATTTCGATCCATTCGTGACGGCGGTCGAAGAAGGCGACGTGCTCAAAGGCCTCGGGATCGAAGTTCGCATCGAGCTCCTGATTGACCACTTTAAGGATGTTGCGATTGAACGCCGCGGTGATGCCGGCCGAGTCGTTGTAGGCAGCCTCGATGATGGCGACGTCCTTGACCAGGTCGTGCCCGATCAGCAAATGATCCTGTGGTCGGAGAAGGTCGCCGAGGTCGCGCAGGAAACGCCGGCGGGCGCCGGGCGTAAAGTTGCCCAGGGTGCCACCCAGGAAAGCCACCACGCGAGGACCCTCGGCCTCCGGAATGTGTTCGAGGTCGCGCTCGAAATCTCCGATGATGCCGTGAACGGTGAGCGCAGGGTATTCGTCGACCAGGCTGGCGGCGACTCCACGGACAACCTCATCGGTGACGTCGATCGGGACGTACTGGCGAAGGTTCCCGGCAGCGTCCATCTCCTCAAGCAGAATCCGGGTTTTGGTCGCGTAACCGCTGCCGAGTTCGACCAGCTCGGTCGCGCCGGTGCGGGCGACGATTTCGGCGGCGTCTCGGCGGAGGATCGCCGCTTCGGTCCGCGTCGGGTAATACTCGGGCAGATCGCAAATGCGGTCGAAGAGCAGGGCGCCGGCCGCGTCATAGAAGTATTTCGGCGGCAGCTCCTTGAGCGGACGGGTCAGGCCGTCGAGCACGTCCTCTGCCAGCTCGGAGCCGTTGCTCTGGCCACTCAGATCCTGGATGGTGATCGATTCAGCAACTGTCGCGGGGTTCAAGGTGAGGGCTCCTCGGGGTCGGTGGCAAGACGAAGACCGGCAAACAGCTGCCGCCGCTGGGGAAGGTCCCAGTTGCGGAACGTGCTGGTCTTGATCAGGGGATCCGTGGCCCACGAGCCTCCGCGCAACATGAAGAAGTTGCCGCCGAAGAACACCTCGGAATATTCGGGATAGGGGTATGCCTCGAAACCGGGATACGGCTCGAAGCCGGAAGAAGTCCATTCCCACGCCTCGCCCATGAGTTCGAGCTCTCCCGAGCGCGCGGCGTGCTCCCATTCGCTCTCGGTGGGCAGGCGGCGGCCGGCGTACCGGGCAAAGGCGTCGGCTTCGAACCAGCAGATCCGACTGACCGGGGCGAGTGGGGGAGCGACCTCGGAGTCGACGTGACCGGTGATTGCTTTCTCCTTCAGCCACGAGCGGCCTTCGTCGCTCCAGAGTTCCGGCCGTTCGTATCCGCCATCAGCCACGAAGCCGCGCCAGTCCTGGTTGGAAACAGGACGCCGTGCGATACGGAACGCCGGGATAGTCACCTCGTGCTGCGGCCGCTCGTTGTCATAGGTGAAGCTTTCACCGGTCGCGCCCTGGAGGAAGGACCCGCCGGCGAGGTCGATCCATTCACCACCGTCCGGAAGTTCGTCCCAGGGACCTTCGGTCGGGGGTTCGCCGGCAGGCAGCTCGCCGGCGAGGGCCATCGCCTGTCTCATCGTCTCAGTGTGCTGAAACTCGTGGAAAGCGACCAGTTCGACCAGGCCGCCGTCTCCCGGGCCCTTTTCATCGAGGACGTCGAGCACACGTTCGCGCACCTGCTCGAGATAATCGACCGCTTCGGCGGTGTCGAGGAGGGGCAGCTCGGCCCGCACGTCCCGTGGCGTCTCGAAGGCGTCGTACATCTCCGCGAGTTCGGGGTGGAGAAGCGAAAGACCACCGTAGCGGTGGCCGATCCAGAGGTCTTCATATGAAGCGATGTGAGCGAGATCCCAGACGAGCGGTGACATCGGCTCGCTGAGTACACGCTCGAGGTCGGCGGTCGGCACGTTCTCGATCAGGTCGAGTGTGCGACGCCGGGACGCGGCCAGCAGTTCAGTCGCGTCGGTTGCGTTGGCGACCGGATTCACTCGGGGGCCAGTTCCTGGAGGCTGCCGATTCGGCGCTCGATCGCGCCGATGATGTAGCCCATTTCGTAACCATCGTGGAAAGCGAGCACCGCGCCCACACGACGACCGTGAACGGTGAACGTCGCGTTCGAACAAAGGGGGGCTGTCAAAGTATTTCGTGACAAAACCGGGCTAGATCGGTACTTCGGAAAACACTATCAACCGGGTTACCTGGTCGAGTGAACTTGAGATGAATACGGGGATTGCTTCGAATCGGATGCACCGGATCCGCTGACTAACGCGGACGTGGCGCTTTCTTCGACCCGAAACGCTCGAGGCGGATCGTCACCTTGCGACCCTTGATGCGGCTGGTTCGCAGCTTCCTGACTATGTCGTCGGCTGCTTCTGCGGGCACGGCGACGAGGGAGAAGTTCTCCTTGATCTTGATCGCTCCGATCTGCTCGCCGATCAGGCCGCCTTCATTGGTGATGGCACCGACAAGGTCCCGCGGGGTGACGCCGGCGCTTTTGCCGGCGCCGAAGTAGAGGTTGGTGAGATCCAGCCTCGGGGCGTCCGCGGTCGAGTCGAACTCCAATGCTTCGGGCTCAATCCCGATGAGGACGGGGTCGCGGAGATGGTCTCGGGCCATCGATACAACTCGCTGAGGAATCGACGAGGAGAAGATCACTGTCTGGCGGGTCTTCTTAGGTGTTTCACCGATGATCACCTCGAGTTCTCTGCCGAGGCCCTGGTCGA
This DNA window, taken from Thermoleophilia bacterium, encodes the following:
- a CDS encoding DEAD/DEAH box helicase, translating into MRSFQDEAIPSLLSKHDLFAQVPAGTGEEAAYALTVIERVVSDGPTYNPTALILVPTRELAIQVHEVIFQLSSRGAVANVLGVFEGKPITSQIGPLKHGVDIVVGTPGRVLEHVKRKTLRIEQLKILVLDRADEMLDQGLGRELEVIIGETPKKTRQTVIFSSSIPQRVVSMARDHLRDPVLIGIEPEALEFDSTADAPRLDLTNLYFGAGKSAGVTPRDLVGAITNEGGLIGEQIGAIKIKENFSLVAVPAEAADDIVRKLRTSRIKGRKVTIRLERFGSKKAPRPR
- the egtD gene encoding L-histidine N(alpha)-methyltransferase, which translates into the protein MTIQDLSGQSNGSELAEDVLDGLTRPLKELPPKYFYDAAGALLFDRICDLPEYYPTRTEAAILRRDAAEIVARTGATELVELGSGYATKTRILLEEMDAAGNLRQYVPIDVTDEVVRGVAASLVDEYPALTVHGIIGDFERDLEHIPEAEGPRVVAFLGGTLGNFTPGARRRFLRDLGDLLRPQDHLLIGHDLVKDVAIIEAAYNDSAGITAAFNRNILKVVNQELDANFDPEAFEHVAFFDRRHEWIEMRLRATLEMDVSVRALNLDVHFDEGEELRTEISAKFTRERLTADLDAAGLVLDDLLTDSDDLYGLSLSHREALS